A genomic region of Sarcophilus harrisii chromosome 6, mSarHar1.11, whole genome shotgun sequence contains the following coding sequences:
- the FAM241A gene encoding uncharacterized protein FAM241A isoform X2 yields MRASRIPSQLDCQTWLQGGGGMCSAEELLRGAGGDGELNEDGDGADSGLEGPEPEPGPGPTPGKTTEQEGGSQSLLACLPEQQQQQQQAWQRGRPRQPQQRGLGRGGQEQPEQGPPGDCVTRGVCEHLGQVVCVDQTLEGVQHSCFPSPPAARCSEWKKVESLNSVRSPALPLLFSWACRLYPL; encoded by the exons ATGCGTGCGTCCCGGATCCCTTCCCAACTGGACTGCCAGACTTGGCTCCAGGGAGGGGGCGGGATGTGCTCCGCAGAGGAGCTGCTACGCGGCGCGGGCGGGGACGGGGAGCTGAACGAGGACGGGGACGGAGCCGACTCTGGGCTGGAGgggccggagccggagccggggcCGGGGCCAACGCCCGGGAAGACGACGGAGCAGGAGGGCGGCAGCCAGAGCCTGCTTGCCTGCCTTccagagcagcagcagcagcagcagcaggctTGGCAGCGCGGGCGGCCGCGACAGCCACAGCAGCGTGGTCTTGGAAGAGGCGGCCAGGAGCAGCCGGAGCAG GGTCCGCCCGGGGACTGCGTCACGCGGGGAGTTTGTGAGCATCTGGGTCAAGTTGTGTGCGTGGACCAGACCCTAGAGGGGGTGCAGCATTCCTGCTTTCCATCGCCACCTGCAGCGAGGTGCAGTGAATGGAAAAAAGTGGAGTCCCTGAACTCAGTTCGAAGCCCAGCTCTGCCACTTCTGTTTTCTTGGGCCTGTCGCTTATACCCTCTCTGA